The Neobacillus sp. OS1-2 genome includes a window with the following:
- the tyrS gene encoding tyrosine--tRNA ligase, whose product MNFLEDLAWRGIIYQQSDEEGLKDVLSNQKISLYCGADPTADSLHIGHLVPFLTLRRFQQHGHRPIVLVGGATGLIGDPSGKSEERNLQTLEKVQENVAGIQKQLAAIFDFEGENGAVMVNNYDWAGSMDIVSFLRDIGKHIGVNYMLAKDTIASRLETGISFTEFTYTILQAMDFNHLYEHHNCKLQIGGSDQWGNITSGLELIRKMQPEGAKAFGLTIPLVTKADGTKFGKTEGGAVWLDPEKTTPYEFYQFWINTADADVVKYLKFFTFLSHEEIEELGMSVEEEPHLRKAQKALAEEMTRLIHGEEALQQAIKISQALFSGNVKDLSAVEIKQGFKDVPSFHAQEAEGDLVDLLVSAKISSSKRQAREDITNGAVTVNGEKITDTNYVLNVNDRIEGQFTIIRRGKKKYTLIKY is encoded by the coding sequence ATGAATTTTTTAGAGGATTTAGCTTGGAGAGGGATTATTTACCAACAGTCAGATGAAGAAGGACTAAAAGATGTTTTAAGTAACCAGAAAATCTCTTTATACTGCGGTGCAGATCCAACTGCAGACAGCTTGCATATTGGTCACTTGGTACCATTTTTAACGTTGAGAAGATTTCAGCAACATGGTCATCGCCCGATTGTATTAGTTGGTGGTGCAACAGGCTTAATTGGAGATCCTAGCGGAAAAAGTGAAGAGAGAAATCTGCAAACTTTAGAGAAGGTGCAGGAAAATGTTGCCGGCATCCAAAAGCAATTAGCAGCTATCTTTGATTTTGAGGGTGAAAATGGCGCTGTTATGGTGAATAACTATGATTGGGCAGGATCCATGGATATTGTTTCGTTTTTACGTGATATCGGTAAGCATATTGGGGTGAATTACATGCTTGCAAAAGATACTATTGCTTCCCGACTTGAAACAGGTATTTCCTTTACCGAATTTACCTACACCATTTTACAGGCGATGGATTTCAATCATTTGTATGAACATCATAATTGTAAATTACAAATTGGCGGCAGTGATCAATGGGGTAATATTACCTCAGGCTTGGAATTAATTCGAAAAATGCAGCCTGAAGGCGCAAAAGCATTTGGTTTAACGATTCCGCTTGTGACGAAAGCAGACGGGACAAAGTTTGGAAAGACAGAAGGCGGCGCCGTCTGGCTTGATCCAGAGAAGACAACACCTTACGAGTTCTACCAGTTCTGGATTAATACGGCTGATGCGGATGTTGTCAAATACCTTAAATTTTTCACTTTCTTATCACATGAAGAAATTGAGGAATTAGGAATGTCTGTTGAGGAAGAACCGCATCTTCGTAAAGCTCAAAAGGCGTTAGCAGAAGAGATGACACGATTAATTCATGGTGAGGAAGCATTACAGCAAGCGATTAAGATTTCGCAAGCTTTATTTAGCGGAAATGTTAAAGATCTATCCGCTGTGGAAATCAAACAAGGCTTTAAGGATGTTCCTTCCTTTCATGCACAAGAAGCAGAGGGTGATTTAGTTGATTTGCTCGTTTCAGCGAAAATTTCCTCATCTAAAAGGCAGGCACGTGAGGACATAACAAATGGTGCTGTTACCGTTAATGGTGAGAAGATCACAGATACAAATTATGTCCTTAATGTAAATGATCGGATTGAAGGGCAATTTACGATTATCAGAAGAGGAAAAAAGAAGTACACGTTAATTAAATATTAA